A region of Oxyura jamaicensis isolate SHBP4307 breed ruddy duck chromosome 5, BPBGC_Ojam_1.0, whole genome shotgun sequence DNA encodes the following proteins:
- the ARF6 gene encoding ADP-ribosylation factor 6, with product MGKVLSKIFGNKEMRILMLGLDAAGKTTILYKLKLGQSVTTIPTVGFNVETVTYKNVKFNVWDVGGQDKIRPLWRHYYTGTQGLIFVVDCADRDRIDEARQELHRIINDREMRDAIILIFANKQDLPDAMKPHEIQEKLGLTRIRDRNWYVQPSCATTGDGLYEGLTWLTSNYKS from the coding sequence ATGGGCAAGGTGCTGTCCAAGATCTTCGGCAACAAGGAGATGCGGATCCTGATGCTGGGGCTGGACGCGGCCGGGAAGACCACGATCCTGTACAAACTGAAGCTGGGCCAGTCGGTCACCACCATCCCCACCGTGGGCTTCAACGTGGAGACGGTCACGTACAAAAACGTCAAGTTCAACGTGTGGGACGTCGGCGGCCAGGATAAGATCCGGCCGCTCTGGAGGCACTACTACACGGGCACGCAGGGGCTGATCTTCGTGGTGGACTGCGCCGATCGCGACCGCATCGACGAGGCCCGCCAGGAGCTGCACCGCATCATCAACGACAGGGAGATGCGGGACGCCATCATCCTCATCTTCGCCaacaagcaggacctgcccgATGCCATGAAACCCCACGAAATCCAGGAGAAACTGGGCCTGACCCGGATCAGGGATAGGAATTGGTACGTGCAGCCCTCCTGTGCTACTACAGGGGACGGACTCTACGAAGGGCTGACATGGTTAACGTCCAATTATAAATCCTAA
- the NEMF gene encoding nuclear export mediator factor NEMF, translated as MRAGPGRAGGGGGAMKGRFGTIDIRALLAELRRGLLGMRVSNVYDVDNKTYLIRLQKPDCKATLLVESGIRIHTTEFEWPKNMMPSSFAMKCRKHLKTRRLVSVKQLGIDRIVDFQFGSNEAAYHLIIELYDRGNIVLTDHEYLILNILRFRTDEADDVRFAVRERYPVDSAKAPAPLPTVERLTEIISNAPKGEQLKRVLNPHLPYGATLIEHCLIEAGFSGSVKIDENLENKENIEKVRTALEKAEEYMALTDDFSGKGYIIQKKEKKPSLEPDKPAEDIYTYEEFHPFLFSQHSKCPYLEFDSFNKAADEFYSKLEGQKIDLKALQQEKQALKKLENVRRDHENRLEALQQAQEVDKIKGELIEMNLEIVDRAIQVVRSALANQIDWTEIGAIVKEAQAQGDPVASAIKELKLQTNHITMLLRNPYVLSEEEEEEEDADLVKEETEEPKGKKKKNKNKQLKKPQKNKPSLVDVDLSLSAYGNAKRYYDHKRHAAKKTQKTVEAAEKAFKSAEKKTKQTLKEVQTVTTIQKARKVYWFEKFLWFVSSENYLVIAGRDQQQNEIIVKRYLKPGDIYVHADLHGATSCVIKNPTGEPIPPRTLTEAGTMALCYSAAWDARIVTSAWWVSHNQVSKTAPTGEYLTTGSFMIRGKKNFLPPSYLMMGFSFLFKVDEGCVWRHREERKVKVQDEDLETVSSSASELVSEEVELLEGGDSSSEEEKAECEEAPGGVEAVSENNRDEGVADLDQGRANTPPAPERDSEEDDGESEDEVEHPEPKSEVKEEVVDYPDTTIDLSHLQSQRSLQKTVPREEEPNLSDGKAQGRRHLSAKERREMKKKKQQNDSENLEPPEVKEMEPQRPPAPNATKSVPAPQPIKRGQKSKMKKMKEKYKDQDEEDRELIMKLLGSAGSNKEEKGKKGKKGKMKEDTVKKQQQKPKSGHRGAGGGKEMLPGGVLLHELQDPALEEQQDEKDDQEQDQPGVEEAVALLDSLTGQPHPEDILLFAVPVCAPYTAVTNYKYKVKLTPGTQKKGKAAKIALHNFMQSKEATAREKDLFRSVKDTDLSRNIPGKVKVSAPNLLNRKKK; from the exons atgcgcgccgggccgggccgggccggcggcggcggtggcgcCATGAAGGGCCGCTTCGGTACCATCGACATCCGTGCGCTGCTCGCCGAGCTCCGCCGCGG CTTGCTGGGAATGAGAGTGAGCAATGTTTACGATGTGGACAACAAGACGTATCTCATCCGCCTGCAGAA acCCGACTGCAAGGCCACGCTGCTGGTTGAGTCTGGAATACGGATTCACACGACGGAGTTCGAGTGGCCAAAAAACATGATGCCATCCAGCTTTGCAATGAAG TGCCGTAAGCATTTGAAGACCAGACGACTTGTCAGCGTCAAGCAGCTGGGCATAGACAGAATCGTGGACTTCCAGTTTGGAAGCAACGAGGCTGCTTATCACCTGATCATCGAGCTGTACGACAGG GGCAACATCGTCCTGACAGACCACGAATACCTCATCTTGAACATCCTGAGATTTCGCACGGATGAAGCAGATGATGTCAGATTTGCGGTTCGGGAGCGGTACCCAGTTGACAGCGCAAAAGCACCTGCACCTCTGCCAACCGTGGAAAG GTTAACTGAAATAATATCAAACGCACCCAAAGGGGAACAGCTGAAGAGGGTTCTTAACCCACATCTTC ctTATGGAGCCACTCTCATCGAGCATTGCCTTATAGAAGCTGGATTTTCTGGTTCTGTCAAAATAGatgaaaatctggaaaataaag aaaatattgaaaaagtacgcactgctttagaaaaagcagaagaatataTGGCACTAACGGATGACTTCAGCGGAAAG GGTTACATTAtccagaaaaaggagaaaaagccgAGCCTGGAACCAGATAAACCCGCAGAAGATATCTACAC ATATGAGGAATTTCatcctttcttgttttctcaacATTCAAAATGTCCGTACTTGGAATTTGACTCATTCAATAAG GCAGCAGATGAATTCTATTCCAAGCTAGAGGGACAGAAAATCGATCTGAAAGCGTTGCAGCAG gaaaaacaagcattaaagaaacttgaaaatgtCCGTAGGGATCACGAGAACAGACTAGAAGCTCTGCAGCAAGCTCAG GAAGTTGATAAGATCAAAGGAGAACTGATAGAGATGAACTTGGAGATCGTTGACCGAGCCATCCAGGTGGTCCGTAGCGCGCTAGCCAACCAGATAGACTGGACAGAGATCGGAGCGATCGTTAAGGAAGCTCAGGCACAGGGGGACCCTGTTGCAAGTGCAATCAAAGAATTAAAGCTTCAGACAAATCACATCACGATGCTGCTGAG GAACCCGTATGTGTTatctgaagaggaagaagaggaggaggatgctgatttagtgaaagaagaaacagaagagccaaaggggaaaaagaagaaaaataaaaacaagcagttGAAGAAgcctcagaaaaacaaaccgTCACTAGTGGATGTTGATCTCAGTTTGTCTGCGTATGGCAATGCCAAAAG GTACTATGATCACAAAAGACACGCAgctaagaaaacacagaagacagtAGAAGCTGCGGAaaag GCATTTAAGTCAGCTGAGAAGAAGACGAAGCAGACGCTGAAGGAAGTTCAGACGGTTACCACCATTCAGAAAGCAAGGAAGGTCTATTG GTTTGAGAAGTTCCTGTGGTTCGTCAGTTCGGAGAATTACCTTGTCATTGCTGGGAGAGATCAGCAGCAGAATGAGATAATCGTGAAGCGCTATCTTAAGCCAG GGGACATATACGTGCACGCCGACCTCCATGGAGCCACGAGCTGCGTGATCAAGAACCCAACAG GTGAACCGATTCCTCCGCGGACCCTGACGGAGGCAGGCACGATGGCCTTGTGTTACAGCGCTGCCTGGGATGCCCGAATTGTCACCAGTGCTTGGTGGGTCTCCCACAACCAG GTTTCTAAAACTGCACCTACAGGAGAATACCTGACTACTGGAAGCTTCATGATCCGAG gaaagaagaattttcttCCACCTTCATATCTGATGATGGGCTTTAGCTTCTTGTTCAAG GTGGATGAAGGCTGCGTGTGGAGGCACCGAGAAGAGAGGAAGGTCAAAGTACAGGATGAGGATCTTGAAACGGTTTCCAGCAGCGCCAGCGAGCTGGTGTCGGAAGAAGTGGAGCTGCTAG AAGGAGGGGATagcagcagtgaggaagaaaaagcagagtgtGAGGAAGCACCGGGAGGTGTGGAAGCCGTGTCTGAGAATAATCGTGATGAGGGCGTTGCTGACCTTGACCAGGGCAGAGCAAACACCCCTCCTGCGCCGGAGCGTGACTCCGAAGAGGATGATGGGGAATCCGAGGATGAAGTGGAACATCCAGAGCCGAAGAGTGAAGTGAAGGAAGAAGTGGTAGATTACCCGGATACAACAATCGACCTGTCGCACCTTCAGTCTCAAAG ATCCCTGCAGAAAACTGTCCCCAGAGAGGAAGAACCCAACTTG AGTGACGGCAAGGCCCAGGGGCGAAGGCATCTCTCTGCCAAGGAGAGGAG ggaaatgaagaaaaaaaagcagcagaatgacTCCGAGAACTTGGAGCCACCCGAAGTGAAGGAGATGGAGCCGCAGCGTCCCCCTGCTCCCAACGCCACCAAGAGTGTGCCAGCCCCTCAGCCCATCAAGCGGGGCCAGAAG AGTAAAATGAAGAAGATGAAGGAGAAGTACAAGGACCAGGACGAGGAGGACCGGGAGCTCATCATGAAGCTGCTGGGG TCTGCAGGGTCAAacaaggaggagaaggggaaaaaagggaaaaaggggaagatgAAAGAAGACACAgtgaaaaagcaacagcagaaacCCAAGTCAGGACACCGTGGTGCTGGCGGTGGCAAGGAGATGCTCCCAGGAGGAGTCCTGCTGCATGAGTTGCAGGACCCAgccctggaggagcagcaggacgAGAAG GATGACCAAGAGCAGGATCAGCCAGGAGTTGAG GAAGCCGTGGCTTTGCTGGACTCCCTGACAGGGCAGCCGCACCCCGAGGACATTCTGCTCTTCGCCGTGCCCGTCTGCGCTCCCTACACGGCGGTGACAAACTACAA GTACAAAGTCAAGCTCACGCCAGGCAcccaaaagaaaggaaaag CTGCAAAGATTGCCCTGCATAATTTCATGCAGTCCAAAGAAGCTACTGCAAGAGAGAAGGATCTGTTCCGCAGTGTCAAG